One Chitinivorax sp. B DNA window includes the following coding sequences:
- the tatB gene encoding Sec-independent protein translocase protein TatB, with translation MFDVSFGEMVTIGVVALVVIGPERLPKVARTLGHLVGRAQRYVAQVKADVSREMELDELRKVQTEFTQAAQQFEQTIHSQVQNVHQGADSLHTDAGQFSQQLRDNILGSPSPAPELMTPVDDYNYDLFSQPDQPASASISAMDQDELAFRAAQLDLFADMPGHAPAPPVVAVARTTN, from the coding sequence TTGTTTGACGTCAGTTTTGGCGAAATGGTCACCATTGGCGTGGTCGCACTGGTTGTGATCGGGCCAGAACGACTCCCTAAAGTGGCACGTACCCTTGGCCACTTGGTCGGCAGGGCACAACGCTACGTGGCACAGGTTAAAGCAGATGTATCACGTGAGATGGAGCTGGATGAACTGCGCAAGGTGCAGACCGAATTCACCCAAGCGGCGCAGCAGTTCGAGCAAACCATTCACAGCCAAGTGCAAAATGTACACCAAGGCGCCGACAGCTTGCATACCGATGCTGGTCAGTTCTCCCAGCAATTACGCGATAACATTCTAGGTTCACCCAGCCCTGCGCCCGAGCTGATGACCCCAGTCGACGATTACAACTACGACCTATTCTCCCAACCTGATCAACCGGCCTCAGCCTCAATATCGGCAATGGATCAGGATGAGCTGGCTTTTCGCGCGGCACAACTGGATCTATTCGCTGACATGCCCGGGCATGCACCCGCTCCGCCTGTGGTGGCAGTTGCCCGGACCACCAACTAA
- the tatA gene encoding Sec-independent protein translocase subunit TatA gives MGSLSIWHWLVVLLIVVMVFGTKKLRNAGGDLGAAVKNFKDGMSGGNDKTDEQKKDTGRIIDADSEKR, from the coding sequence ATGGGTTCATTGAGCATTTGGCACTGGCTGGTCGTTCTACTGATCGTGGTCATGGTCTTTGGCACGAAAAAGCTGCGTAATGCCGGGGGCGATCTGGGTGCCGCCGTCAAAAACTTCAAAGATGGCATGAGCGGTGGCAACGACAAAACCGACGAGCAGAAAAAAGACACCGGCCGCATTATTGATGCTGACAGCGAAAAACGCTGA